A genomic region of Metopolophium dirhodum isolate CAU chromosome 1, ASM1992520v1, whole genome shotgun sequence contains the following coding sequences:
- the LOC132942686 gene encoding uncharacterized protein LOC132942686 has translation MNLNRAVYHYNLLKVIAVAEACGELDPPKIKFNIFYENIRCYPEKFFEYYRMSISSFDELLEKIRPSIKKQNTAFRNAVSPEERLTVTLRFLSIGINFVALKYEFSLGRITISKIIKETCEVIWNILQQAEMPKPSSEQWRDVADKLFTKTQFPNCVGAVDGKHIRCVNPKNSGSIYFNYKKFFSIVLMAVVDAEYCFISIDVGAYGREADSTVFKECPFGKLLYSEQLGLPAPVCLPNTSDNPQPYVVIGGEAFGLHKNLLRPFPGRGIDQRKRIFNYRLSRARRYVECSFGILANKWRVLHTAINVEPDFADIIVKACCILHNFVRRRDGVNFEDTLSNSLDDLEVHQNDTGGRSQGKDVRDYFANYFLEAGSVPFQYRFV, from the exons atgAATCTTAACCGTGCTGTTTACCACTACAATTTACTCAAAGTAATTGCCGTTGCTGAAGCTTGTGGAGAGCTAGATCCACCCAA aatcaaatttaatattttttatgaaaatataaggTGTTATCCcgaaaaattttttgaatattatagaaTGTCAATCAGTTCTTTTGACGAACTATTGGAAAAAATACGACcttctataaaaaaacaaaacactgcATTTCGTAACGCCGTAAGTCCAGAAGAACGTCTCACCGTTACATTGAG ATTTTTGTCAATTGGCATAAATTTTGTTGccttaaaatatgaattttcacTTGGTAGAATCACTATTagcaaaattattaaagaaacgTGTGAAGTAATTTGGAATATTCTGCAGCAAGCTGAAATGCCAAAACCAAGTTCCGAACAGTGGCGTGATGTAGCGGacaaattgtttacaaaaaccCAATTTCCCAACTGTGTGGGAGCTGTTGACGGAAAGCATATACGATGCGTCAATCCTAAAAACTCGggatcaatttattttaattataagaaatttTTTTCGATAGTTCTAATGGCAGTAGTGGACGCAGAATACTGCTTTATATCTATCGACGTAGGTGCATACGGACGAGAAGCTGATTCCACTGTTTTTAAAGAATGTCCCTTCGGAAAACTTTTATATTCGGAACAACTTGGCTTACCGGCACCGGTTTGTTTGCCAAATACCAGTGACAACCCTCAGCCATATGTTGTAATTGGAGGTGAAGCCTTTGGTctacataaaaatttattaagacCTTTTCCGGGACGTGGTATTGATCAAAGAAAAAGgatttttaactataggttGTCAAGAGCAAGGAGGTATGTAGAGTGTTCTTTTGGCATACTGGCAAATAAATGGCGAGTTTTACATACAGCAATAAATGTAGAACCGGATTTTGCCGATATTATTGTTAAAGCTTGTTGTATACTTCACAATTTTGTCAGAAGAAGAGACGGTGTCAATTTTGAAGATACGCTAAGCAATAGCTTAGATGATTTAGAAGTACACCAGAATGATACTGGAGGTCGTTCACAAGGCAAAGATGTTAGGGActattttgcaaattattttttagaggCTGGATCTGTTCCATTCCAATAtagatttgtataa
- the LOC132942662 gene encoding LOW QUALITY PROTEIN: uncharacterized protein LOC132942662 (The sequence of the model RefSeq protein was modified relative to this genomic sequence to represent the inferred CDS: deleted 2 bases in 1 codon; substituted 1 base at 1 genomic stop codon) produces MCECMKEGLLASIKIHSNHGHTLQTAETLRFLPADNNLKSTFIEYFNNGLGIIESSKYHENVLSLKHGFKQQDYANGSLNPTYRCAQNWYETWRLNNLGPRSGSGLIEKLIEKKVLYKKDDIIVNFKQNPFAVVILTPMMKRAHLLRTSSDTVFVDSISACDPENHTTTFVLAPCAAGAVPLGIIITQGQSYDAYNNGFNLLKEASGKXSFGSCGYPKIFMTDNSSAEINALHNNWPNSRHLLCIFHVLQAIWRWLWEAKNNIPKESRQILMKKFQITLYANTIEKAEQAYLDTTNSNYANWNKYISTYWEFRSKWCLAWRDATVNGHQTNNFSEITVRIFKDIVLSRVKAYNAIALIDFACKVLEEYYCHRFREFANSRNSFSRCPNYRLFLQSQSKKASTIKPENVIQISDIEYKVVTSDDKTYDINTSVGICSCDKGQFGSFCAHQCAVYLYYDVVSKNFPPVTPEDKHTISVLAQGDKSLPISFFESFLSNSSEHSTSNNYTESNIEIQSETVKELLPVIKKCDVPETSQTDESVSMKNIISLMTNLDEKYNSSTSGLKMIECRLKKITSEGMWESFLHTAGGASVPLRRRSGTTIKCSSVLWCNTLTRLIYRPFQVWFYTASCSPTSP; encoded by the exons ATGTGTGAATGCATGAAA gAAGGTTTATTGGCTtctattaaaatacattcaaatcaTGGACATACACTACAGACTGCCGAGACATTAAGATTTTTACCAGCTGACAATAATCTAAAGAGtacatttattgaatattttaataatggttTGGGAATTATTGAATCATCTAAGTACCATGAAAATGTATTGTCCTTGAAACATGGTTTTAAGCAACAGGATTATGCCAATGGTTCACTGAATCCAACATATAGATGTGCACAAAACTGGTATGAAACATGGCGGCTCAATAATCTAGGTCCACGTAGTGGTTCTGGATTAAttgaa aaactaatagaaaaaaaagtgttatataaaaaagatgatattattgttaattttaaacaaaatcc TTTTGCTGTTGTTATATTGACTCCTATGATGAAAAGAGCACATCTACTAAGAACATCAAGTGATACTGTCTTTGTGGATAGTATATCAGCATGTGATCCAGAAAATCATACCACGACATTTGTATTAGCACCTTGTGCTGCAGGAGCTGTACCATTAGGCATTATAATCACACagg GTCAAAGTTATGATGCATATAATAACGGATTCAATTTATTGAAAGAAGCT TCCGGAAAATAAAGTTTTGGTTCTTGTGGATAtcctaaaatatttatgactgATAATTCTTCTGCTGAAATTAATGCTCTTCATAATAATTGGCCAAACAGTAGACATTTATTGTGCATATTTCATGTGCTTCAAGCAATTTGGCGTTGGTTATGGgaagcaaaaaataatataccaaaagaAAGCAGACAAATTTTGATGAAGAAATTCCAAATTACTTTATATGCTAATACTATTGAAAAAGCAGAACAAGCATATCTAGACACAACAAATTCCAACTATGCAAAttggaataaatatattagcacATACTGGGAATTTCGATCAAAATGGTGTCTTGCATGGAGGGATGCAACTGTCAATGGTCATCAAACAAATAACTTTTCTGAAATAACTGTTAGGATTTTCAAGGATATAGTTTTATCGAGAGTTAAGGCATATAATGCAATTGCATTAATTGATTTCGCTTGTAAAGTTTTGGAAGAATATTACTGTCACAGATTCAGAGAATTTGCAAACTCCAGAAATT CGTTCTCTCGGTGCCCCAACTATAGACTTTTTCTTCAGTCACAATCAAAAAAAGCCAGTACAATTAAACCTGAAAATGTAATCCAAATTTCAGATATTGAGTATAAAGTTGTAACTTCTGATGATAAGACTTATGACATAAATACAAGTGTAGGAATTTGCTCATGTGATAAGGGACAATTTGGATCATTTTGTGCTCACCAATGTgctgtttatttatattatgatgttgtaTCGAAAAATTTCCCTCCAGTCACACCAGAAGATAAACATACCATTTCGGTTCTTGCCCAAGGTGATAAATCTCTACCAATTTCATTCTTTGAATCTTTTTTATCAAATTCTTCTGAACATTCCACTTCTAATAACTATACAGAGTCGAATATTGAAATCCAATCTGAAACTGTGAAAGAACTATTaccagtaataaaaaaatgtgatgtaCCAGAAACATCACAAACAGATGAAAGtgtatcaatgaaaaatattatttctttaatgacAAATTTAGATGAGAAATATAATTCTTCTACGTCGGGTCTAAAGATGATTGAatgtcgtttaaaaaaaattacatcagaAGGAATGTGGGAATCATTTTTACACACTGCTGGAGGGGCATCTGTACCACTTCGTAGAAGATCTGGAACTACAATTAAGTGCTCGTCTGTACTATGGTGTAACACACTaacacgtctaatctacaggccgtttcaGGTCTGGTTTTATACGGCCTCCTGCTCTCCTACTTCCCCCTAG
- the LOC132942680 gene encoding uncharacterized protein LOC132942680: MAVVDSEYRFIHINVGAYGREGDSSVFKECPFGKKLYSEQLGLPAPKPLPNTEDKPQPFVIIGDEAFGLHKNLLRPFPGRGLDQRKRVFNYRLSRARRYVECAFGILANKWRVFHTPIHVGPDFIDKIVKACCILHNYVRSRDGFNFEHTLSNTLEEMELSRRGTGAHSQGIDVRNDFANYFMEAGSVPFQYQFT, encoded by the coding sequence ATGGCGGTAGTGGATTCAGAGTACCGTTTTATTCATATCAACGTTGGGGCGTACGGAAGAGAAGGGGATTCTAGTGTGTTTAAAGAATGCCCTTTTGGTAAGAAATTATACTCTGAACAACTTGGTCTCCCAGCTCCTAAGCCTCTGCCCAATACAGAAGATAAACCTCAGCCATTTGTTATTATTGGCGATGAAGCATTTGGCCTTCATAAGAATCTTCTAAGACCTTTTCCCGGGCGTGGACTTGATCAAAGAAAAAGAGTTTTCAATTATAGGCTGTCGAGGGCTAGAAGATACGTTGAGTGTGCGTTTGGAATATTGGCTAACAAGTGGAGAGTTTTTCATACACCAATACACGTCGGGCCAGATTTCATTGACAAAATTGTGAAAGCATGTTGTATCCTCCACAATTATGTTAGAAGCAGAGATGGGTTTAATTTTGAACATACACTTAGCAATACACTAGAAGAAATGGAATTAAGTAGAAGAGGAACTGGTGCACATTCTCAAGGAATTGATGTCCGCAATGATTTTGCAAACTATTTTATGGAGGCTGGATCTGTACCATTCCAGTATCAATTTacgtaa
- the LOC132942698 gene encoding uncharacterized protein LOC132942698, whose product MNIDIDIDIEMLISLVENRPVLWDKTSESYKIKQLHFTAWMDICKMIHPSFDTLSDKEKNEFGKNVIKKWNNARDNWMRCDKKIKEYKSGSAAKPVQKYKFYEQMQFLNKIVRHRPTETNMPLAEDVEENQIVSESPVQKKKMKKQVTEKDQLEKRTTRLVESVEKDDQSRIMSFFSGIAPTIEKFNDADIVEFQYEVIKAMRNITQRTQTPYLQHDVPRNYYQNLSQPAQFHLSHPSHVAPNINEDPRGIYRNYNANESNKVHQYMTTNGKRSFSSTAEPSPESIDSLDTAESQSAVSDYDFDFSKSPVFYESLIN is encoded by the exons ATGAATATCGATATTGATATCGATATTGAAATGCTGATTTCCCTGGTTGAAAATAGACCTGTGCTTTGGGATAAAACTTCAGAAAGTTACAAAATTAAACAGCTTCATTTTACGGCATGGATGGACATCTGCAAAATGATACATCCAAGTTTTGATACATTATCtgataaagaaaaaaacgaatttg gaaaaaatgttataaaaaaatggaataatGCAAGAGATAATTGGATGAgatgtgataaaaaaattaaagagtaCAAGTCAGGTTCAGCAGCAAAACCTgttcaaaaatacaaattttatgaGCAAatgcagtttttaaataaaattgtacgtcATAGACCGACAGAAACAAATATGCCTCTTGCTGAAgacgttgaagaaaatcaaattgtATCTGAAAGTCcagttcaaaaaaagaaaatgaagaAACAAGTAACAGAAAAAGATCAGTTGGAAAAAAGAACAACGAGATTAGTCGAATCTGTAGAAAAAGATGATCAAAGTAGAATTATGTCTTTTTTTAGCGGAATTGCCCCGACcattgaaaaatttaatgatGCTGATATAGTTGAGTTTCAGTATGAGGTCATAAAAGCCATGAGAAACATAACTCAAAGAACTCAGACGCCATATTTACAGCATGATGTACCaagaaattattatcaaaatctaAGTCAACCCGCGCAATTTCATTTATCACACCCATCTCATGTTGCACCGAACATTAATGAAGATCCACGTGGCATATATCGTAATTATAATGCAAATGAATCAAACAAAGTCCATCAATATATGACAACAAATGGTAAAAGGAGCTTTTCTTCGACTGCTGAACCTTCGCCAGAATCAATCGACAGTCTAGACACAGCCGAAAGTCAATCAGCCGTTTCCGATTACGATTTCGATTTTTCAAAATCACCAGTTTTTTAcgaatcattaattaattaa